A stretch of DNA from Juglans microcarpa x Juglans regia isolate MS1-56 chromosome 5D, Jm3101_v1.0, whole genome shotgun sequence:
CACCACAAGAAAGCAGCTACGTACGTACTCCAAAATTCCAAATTAATtggataataaatatatagatatctCTGCCCACTCTCCATTTATCAACACAACCTATTGGCTGGCCGcctatctttatatatatatatatatataattgaatccACAACGACAACGAGTGGaaaattcaacaaattaaagCAAGCTTTCATTAAATTAATGATCATTGATGTTAATCCTGatcatcatgatatatattCCGTGTTTAATTTCTTCTCTGTATACTTTATATGATccttatcatttatatatagtttctagTTGTAAAATCATGCGCGCCACACGGACACACATTAATATATTGGGTCGACAAAGTTTCcaatcatttatataaatgcCCGAAAACATATTGGTTTCTGTTTTAGTCGCCGACTGCTCGATTAAAGTTGAAAGAATATATGTAAGGTGGTGAGGGAGAGATCCTTATACATAAACCGAGTGTGGCGTAACCGTGTAAGTAGCATTGCATGCGCAGCCATACAATATGTCGGCCACTTTTGATGTTAACTGCTCATTCGCCCAATGAAAATATATCTCCTACTTATGGCTCTAATTAATTGCAGCTAGGAGGATAGTTGTTAACATAAGTCATgtctggtctctctctctcaatttgtttttgtttttgtttttgtttgcaaatTAGTCAGTtataattaagttattaataattAGAATGTGATCATTTCAACGTGACATTCCTAAAGCACTGCCACCAGAAAACTATGATTAATAATGGAGCACTACTATatatctagaaaaaaataataaaaacacattctaattattatacatatacatatatatatatatatatatatacatatgaaaaattttacatatcatcctcacaccacacaccacacataattttttaatttttttctcttaccaaatatgtgatgtatggatgatgagtaaaataactcaattagtttaaaaaaaataaaataaaaataatttaaaaaaataaaaatacgtgtagtgtgtgaggatgataagtagcaaaTTAAGttctatacatacatacatacatatatatatatatatatatatatataaatggtgtTTCCTCGGCAGAGGTACTGTACGTAATCAATTTAGGGACTGAAACATAGATGTATGTGAAGAGACAAAAATCCTTTAATCTTTGCTGAAATTACATAGCTGTACATTTCAGACAACTATCAACATAGCCGTACATAACTGCTATGGATCCTTTATATATGTCAATATACAAGTCATGCTCTGTGTGGTCTATTTCAAGCTTACAGTATGATTGAATTAATGCGAGCATGATCCTGAACTGAAGTTCGCCACTATCAAATTAAAAGACTGCAAAAAGTGAGATCCAAAATATCAAGTATATTGCtcccttaattaattaataaacttCACATACAAACTGTTATGAGTAGTAAGCCCATTCATGAAAACCTGAATATTACACGATCGGCCGGTTAGTTTGGAAGCCCACAAACTTAGAAACTATATATTATGGTCAAGCTAGCCCATTCATGAAAGCCTTGTCTCCATATAAACATTAAGGTCACGATCTGGAAAAAACGGTCAAATGTACGACCAATCTCACGTTTTTATGAAAAACAGGTCTCcaaatttttcaattcatttcttgaattCGATCGAGGACGTTTAACTTAGATACTTTTTCTTCATCACTCCTTAATTTTCAGTTATATACTACAGTGaaccatataataataaaagaaaggcCTCTTATAGTACCCACAAATCACGTGCTGAATCATGTACAATGGAAGTTACGttttaagttataaaataattttttattgctttattaCGTACGATTTacgaataaatttatttttaatcccATTTATTAATGGGTGCCGCTACTATGCCGTCCTGcgtgtgtaaattttttttttctttacatatttttttaatatatttaaatatttttaaaaaataaaaaaaatatcaatacacttaaaatcacttctttaatcactaaataaatttttttttccaagcgGTCAAATGGAACAGTCATAATGGGTGGGCAAAGTAGTGTTTCTCTTTATTAATACATCAAAGACATAAAAGTTCGTCTcactaatttatttaaaatttattaattattatttttatataaatattacgaGTTTATCCGTACAGAGAATAACTCATGATATACATTAGAAAGTGGCATGGACTCCAAGCATCACCTCCTATATAATAGCAGCGCAAACCCAGATCAGGAGATAGAACCCTGCAGCCAGCTACACAATACAACAAAGACGGTACGCGGGACGACAGAAAATAGCTAGGAATTATATAAAACAATACGAACAATAATATTACCACGTACAAGATGATTTTCCTCCCTTCTTTTTGGTGAATCTAATGAAGTTAACGTTGGAGATGATCAGTGGCTCTCAAAGCAGAATACACAGCAGTCCATCCCGCCTGAGTAGGATGAACTCCGTCCCAGAAAGAATGCTGATTCTGGGTCCTCACAAACTGTGTATTAATTCTTGGCCCCATTTTCATCTACACTCCCACAGTTGTATTTGCTGCTTATACCAAAACAACATGGCTTCAGTGGGTTCTCAAACTGTGTACCTCCTGCACAcgagatgaagatatatattatatattgctgGTCTATTAGTAGATCAAGACTGCAAAGAAAATGCATGGTTCGATTCCTTAAAGCGAACCAAACTGATTGAAAAGTACTCGGAATTAATGTCCATTTATGGGCTGGTCATGTACAATATTGTTAAAATCACTTAATTAGGACAAGGCCCAATTAATcaaagtacatatatatatatatatatatatatatatatgccataaTGACTAATAATTAGGTGGTTATAAACGTACGACGTACCTTTGTTCTTGATTACtcgctataaaaaaaataggcttctgtaattaatttattacaattaaaagattatttgtaatcaaaattagttacaaataatcattttattagaattaattagTCATAAAAATCCGTTTTTCTTTTAGTGACCGTGAGGAAGGAGTCATAAAGATCAAGAATGACAAAAGGATAAGAATCCTTGGCTTCGCTGTTTAACTTTGCCACGGCTTGCTGCAACAGCAGGTTGTGGAAAACGACGAGAGAGTTTTCCGTTTCATTGCATTGTTGGAATGAGGATATGGCTGTCTTTGAAGGGACGCATCCTAAAGGCTGTAAAGCGTTcacaactatttttttaactccCATGCCATGAATACGCCTCAAGTTGATAGTGAGTTGATTGACCACTGCTGTAATGAAAGGCTTCCAACCCTAGAATAGATTATACATTTGGAAGAAGGTAATTAATTCAGTTCTCACCTtggaaagtttaaaatatactaatattatatgaggacaacaaaaacaaaacaaaaaaacatgaaaagttTATCCCGACAATTCCTACGTACGTACCCTTGAAGTACcatatatacttaattatttgacaattttctatttaatgagGAGCCGGAAGTCATTATCAGTACATTAATTTTTAGATCAGTACTTCCGCGCACTTAGCAGAAAACAAACCCAGAAGATCAAGCTATCGTCATTCGTTTTATCCAGCATGTCCCTTATCTTGAGATCAACT
This window harbors:
- the LOC121265480 gene encoding GDSL esterase/lipase At5g03610-like — its product is MGVKKIVVNALQPLGCVPSKTAISSFQQCNETENSLVVFHNLLLQQAVAKLNSEAKDSYPFVILDLYDSFLTVIKNKGGTQFENPLKPCCFGISSKYNCGSVDENGAKN